The DNA window TGAGCATTAGTTTAAGAAACTGTTCCTTGCTTCAGAACTACACAGTCATTgcatagggttgctaacctccaggtgagacccggAGATTTCATGGATTACAACAGGCCTCtatactacagagatcacttcccctggagaaaatagctgcatcggaaggtggactctacggcattacaCCCCGTTTACACAGTGTGAAAGAAGAGagattatttttactttttaaaaaaggaatatgtACATGTATTTCTAAATGAAGTCCTAATTATGTTCTGAAATGAACCCTACATTGTTTTATGCattcttgtatttatttttggaacactTGTGGTGGCAACCTGAGTTCACAAGGAGATTAATCTCTCCCCAAGATGATTATCATGGCAGTGGGCTTTGTACAAGTTTGCTATCTAACTCCAGCACCAGGGAAACATCATTCTTTCATTGCATCTGCAAATGTATATAATACTTTGGGAGCAGGGAGCTGCAGCCAGCTCAGTGGTATACGCAGAATGTATGAAttacatttttatatagataCACATAAAAATGACATGGGTGAAGCAGTCCCCAGATGTCAGGAATGAGACTGCCAGTGATCATCATTCATGTGTAACACTGTCAGTTACTACCTACACCTCTGCACAAAGCAGACAGTTAGTCAAGTCCATTAAAATCCAACAGGAGTTTCAAAAGATGTCTCTGCTTATTGTTATATACATCTTGAAGTTTTTTTCAAGAAATGTCCTGCTTGTATATAAGAAATTTGTATCTCAGTGAAGAGAATGCAGCTAGCTTACAAAAGAAAAAGTGGAAAATAGAAATTGAACAATGCCTAAGTTCTGCACTGCAGAGAGGAAAAAGTATCCCTGCTGGGTCAGGCTAGTTGGTCATTTCGTGCATCATCCTCTTTCTCAGTGTGGCCAACAAGGGatgagggagggagcaagcttgttttctgctgctccacagactaggaccaggagtaatgggttcaaggtgaaggaaaagagattccacctaaacgtcaggaaaaaattcctgacagtgAGGCCTATATGACAGTGGAATgaactgccttggagtgtggtggagtcgccttccctggaggttttaaaacagatgctggatggccatctgtcaggagtgctttgattatgtgttcctgtattgcagggggttggacttgatggcccttggggtctcttccaactctatgatcctatgattctataattctaattACCCAAGAAGGCCAACATAAAGGGCATAGAGGGCTCACTGGCAAAGCTGTCTTGCTCTGgcagaaaaggaaatgaaagtCACTCTGGAAGTGGTGTTTGCCACAGACAGGATGAAAATTGAAAGTACATCTTGAGGCGATACatctgcacaagaaatcttgctgcaatggacattggcccctgcagtgcagcagtgtgcataatcagcctagcTCTGAGGTATTTCCTCGTAGGTTGCCGTTAAAGAGGCTTTTGTCTTCTGTGTCTCTGTCATTTGCCTCCCAAAGGAATGCCTTCATTCTGACTTCAGTGGAAATATGGCTAAGGAAAATGCACAGTAAATTCTCAAAGTTGAACAAGGGACATGAAACTTTCATTTGAGCAGTTGTAAGATCTGATCTACCCAGAGGAATGGATTGGCCGTCAAGGTCACATGGGGAAATTCCCAGTGGGCCATCCGTTCCCTGTCAGGGCCACCCTGGCCCAAGCAAGGGGTAGTCCTTGCAGCTGCTAAGCAATTAAGGCAGCTGCATGGACCCTGGGTAAGACTGGcaagcttcttcttctgctgcagtAGTTTCCCCAgtcctgcatgtgtgtgtgcagctGGCTTCCTTGCAGTGTCAATGAGAAAGATTACTTTTGCACACACCTGAGTGTATGTGTTCCATGGGCAATACATCCCTACTGCTAGCTAAGTTACAGGACATGTGATCATCTAAAGAGGTCAGTTTCTGTGGCAATGTATAGTTGTGACCCCAGAGCAAGGTATGGAGAATATAGCATCCTAACAAGCATAGAAAAGTTGGCTATAGGTAGGGGTGGCAAACATGTGGCTGGGGACTGGGTCCAGCCCCTTAACAGGGTTTATctagcctgcaagccagctgtgGCAACCCACCTCCTCACTCCTTATCTGGCCAGGAAAGGCTGCTGTGGGTTCAGGCTCACCAGTTCAGGCACCCACCCATCTTGCTCTACATCTGGCCTGGCAAGACCCCTGCCATCCCGCTGCAGGGTCGCCAGTCCAGGCACACACCCCACACTGTTCCCAATCTGTCCTAGCAAGCTACTTCCCCTCCCCAGTGCAATCTGGGCTAGTGAACCCACTGTGGGATCAACAGCTACTCCCCACCCAGTGCCAATCACCTCCCCCAGTGGCATTCTGGGCTtaacagctgaggcagccacttcCCCTCTCAGGGCTGAACTGGGACAGTcagcctgctgggggctcaccagTCAAGGCAGTTACCCACCTCCCTGGGCCCAGCCAAGTCACATTAATGTCATAtctcatatctggccctcataacaaatgaatttgacaaCCCTGGGTTAAGCTATAGTAGGAGAAAGTGGCAAGGCAAGACAGGTTTCTGTACTTCTATGGTTTTGCAGAATGGGTCAAATGAAAGGCATAGGGATGTGGCAACATGGAATTTTGGAGGAAGGGCTCTTTCTGTATAGGTAATAATGTCACAATTACCTATGAAATCATACCCCCCCACACCCTAAAATACTGCTTTGCTTACAAGATATATTGGATTGCCTGTAGTTCAAAATCTTCCAGTTGTGAGACCCAGTTTATGCAATTCAGCACACTGTCCTAGTCCATTGTTCTTTATTTGTGTgatccagttttattgcattgttcatggTAAATGTTATACTATCTTTGTCGCATTGCCTCTTATAACtctgtaatcctccttgagtctcaatgagaaaggtggatgacaaatgaaataaacaaaagatGAGTTCGTTTGAATTTGTTACAATGTGATAgtatttaatggttttataacaatatttaactttatttcagttttaaaaattatactgGGAATTGGACGACTAGACAATTTACGCACAAGCTGGTGCAGTATCCTTCACTGAAAACAAGGGTTCTTACAGCGGCTACTTTTTTCAACAGAGTCTATTTGTATAACACAGCAACAGCAGGTTTTAGAATTCTTGTGGCTAAACATCTTTTACTACTTCCTTAGGCAATTCAGATTTCTGTGGAAGCAGTTGGGGCAGTATATTGGGAGGAACCCCTCCCTCAGCAATGGTCACATTTGCAAACAACTGGTTGAGTTCAGTATCATTCCGCACTGCCAGCTGGATGTGTCTTGGCCCAATTCGCTGCTTTTTGTTGCTTGAAGCTGCATCTCCTGAGAGCTCCAATACCTCAGCAGTTACATACTCTAACACACCAGACAGATAGACTGCAGCTCCCACGGCTATTCGCTCAGCATACTGACCCTGCCTCAAGAGCCGATGAATACGGCCCACTGGGAACTGCAAACCAGCTTTGGCTGACTTGGTCTTCTGTGAACAAGTGGCATGCTCTGCTGCTCCATTTGTAGACTTAGCTGGCTTTTTTCTGTGTCCAGACATTCCAGTTTCTGCAAAGGACAGGAAAAAAGTGCCATAGTGCCATTTAACAATAGGTTCTAAAATATCATGATTTTCAGtaggtagattttttttcccattacAACCCTACTCCTTCAGATAAGGATGCAATGGGTCTGGACTTTTGGGGAACGTTTGTATTCCTCCAAGCAGATAATGTACATTCCTTAAAATTAATACCCAGCTTTTTTATATGAGGGTTGCcacttttctccttctttctgctttacaTGGGACCTGCTCAGCCCATTTAATCCTAGAGAGAAATTGAAACCTATTTTGCATATACAGTATGTATAAAGTCCAGGCCACTCTACACATTTTAAAGTCTCTCATCACAGACTAAAAGTGACACCTATAATgtttcctcccttctcccttttgtTGTTCTGGTGGACATGCAGCTTGGTGAAATGATCTGGAGAACTCTCTGTTTTGTTCCATTTGGCCTAAATGTTATTTGATTGTTGTTTTGGGATTTTCTAGTAGGCCAAACAGCACTAACCTTCATATATTCAAAATGCCACCCTAAAGTACTCAAGCAGCTCAATTTTGTCTCTAAAAAGCAAAGTTACAATTTTTTTCTAGAGAATTTGCAGGCTTggtttagggatgccagccttgaGTGGGGAcctgggatcccccagaattagaactcatctctagactacaaaaatcagttctcctTGAGAAAATGCATACTTTGGAGAGCAGACGCTACAGCACTGTACCTCACTGAGGCCCCCggcctccccagattccaccccaaatctctagaagttccccaacctggagctggcaagtcTAGCCCCCACCCTCactcccactggtggccaggggaaaTCTGGCAGCCCAAACTTGGTTCTAATGATAGTCCCAATACCAAGGTTATTTTCAATtcgcacacaaatacacacagagagcaaCCACCTCAAGCATAAACAGCCTAACATCTGGCAGGATCAAGTTAACAGAAAGTTACCTGagttttctttttgaaaggaaGAAATACACAGGAATATTAGCATGGTTTGGGTTAATTTTTGTAATCCCAGATCATTGTTACAACAAAGCAGAAAGCCACCATTTCACCACAAGAATTCACCACAAGCTTACTTTTTATTTACTAGACTACTTCTAGAAAAGTTTTTTCATTCTGTATTCCAAACCCTTCTTTGTCTCACCTAGtcttttttatttctcctttctgCTCCTGGCTGTACCAACAGCAGATAACTTttctgtggggaaaacaaactGCTGTGCATAAATGAAACAGCCTTGCCTTCAAAATCGTATCTCAAGAATATTACAGCCCACTTTGTCTTTTGAGCTTCCCAGCTGTAGCAAGCTCATTAGAGCTTTCCTTCCAGCTGAAATCAACTGGGAAACTTCAGTCACAATCACAAACTCTGTGCAGCAGTTGTGGAGACAGATAAACTATAACAAGTTAGCTGACTACTGTTTGCTAAATCTCACATTTCTGAAAGAAAACATACCCCAATCTGTTTCTGTTGCTTTTCAATTTACCTTTATGTCACTATACTAAATCAGATGTAAACAGTAAGAACTAGAAGGTAAGTTGTTACCAAGCAGGATCAAAAGGAAAACTCTAATGACACCCTGATCCTGACTATACTTGCATCCTGCTTTAAATATACTGCTGTGCCAAAGAGGGTTTTGATTGGAGGTCTGAGACCCACGGGTTATGCATATCATACCTTCACTGGTATGAAAACTGAAGTAACCAGAAGTTGGCCACATTATTCCTATTTTTACCAAGGGCATGATCCTAATTCACCCTGCAGGGTAACAGGCTGAGGCACTTTTCCTCCCTGCAAAGGCTCTTCAAATGTTGAAACAGCTGTGCAAGAGGTGTGTGACCAACTTGGACTTGAAAAGGCATAATGGGAGAACAAGAGTTCCTCATGCCCGCTGTCCTACTCACCTGATTAGGATTGGGCCCTCACCGTATTTTTACAGGACTGCTGTCACATTTAGTTTGGCCCAAGTAGAGAGAGAGATCAAAACTGCTCCCTCCTTTACATTATGGAAGTGCAGTTGATGTTAAAGGGAACAAAGACAACTTgattcccttcctcctcttcataATATCCCCTCCTTGATTTGGGTGGCCTTTAATCTCTCAGCTGGTGGCCAGGAAGGACTCAGCGATTAGGTCATACAACCCCAGGATGCAACTCTGCTGGGTCAGAACTTAGGTACTGCTGGGGGAGGAAAACATGGCAAAAATCCACGAACACCAGCACCTTCTGATGAATCAAACTCCATGCCTGCACATCATGTGCCATGCATCAGGAGTTTGCAAAAAGGCTAAGATCAAGAACATACATATGCCATGGAGGTCAGGTGGATTCAAGGCAACTTGCTTCCTAGTGAACAAGACAcaaagaagagaggaaggaaaaggctagtcacagttgctgtccgagggtggaactCCCTGGGCAACTCTTTTAACCAATGATCACACCACActcctggctggggtaaatcaattggccatagccattctttattaacTATGCAGAAGTGTGAGGCCAAGCAGGGGACTTGATCTGGACAGCTAAAACATCATAGCGAAGCTCCCGCAGGCAGATGTCCCGTACAGGTGCTTCACTTCgctgtggggctctgctgggcagacactcctggcaagaggtgctccccagacACCCTGTTCGGCAGGatggttgcctcttgccgctgtcTGTCATTCCCGAAGGGAGGGggcagctccctagctcccttcccctggcccttccagatcaatacccatgtgccaaaaccGCCGACAGGGTAACATGCATTATCAGTTTCTGaaaatagggagaggtgggtgggcaaatcgctagctggcccaagcacatggccggcacaaaggataGCTTGTTCCTTTAAAAGCGCAGTCTAACCCTCCCCTCTCTGACATGGCCAACCGCTGCGCTGTTGCTTGCCCTCACTTGGCATGGCTGCTTGCCTGCTTCCGCCCTTGCTGAGGCTGGAATCAGCTCTTGCCCTGTCCACCTCGAGCAGCAACTtcagcccgtggtgattcacagccatctttcttcagaactctctcagtcccacctacctcacaaggtatctgtggtgGAGAGAGGACTGGCAAATCTTTCATACACTTTTTTGTAGAGGGGGGAAAGAGGTTTCATCCATTGTTAGCAGGTACTAAAGTATTCATTCTGCAAACCTaagatttaaacaaaaaataaaaatgctaggAAATGGGAAGGGAGTTGAACCCTCCGTAATAGTAGCTGGGTCTTATGCAAAAAAGGCCAAAAGGAAAGGATTGAGGTGGAGGAAAtcaactgaaaagggaaaggaaaacaagCAAAAAGGGAAGTGGAGGAAGAAGGAAACAGACTATTACGTGTATGGGTAAGGGAGGGAAGCTGAACAAAGTGGGAGGGAGCATGGCCTACTGTGATGAATTCCAATACTTGGCCATATTTTCTTCAGTAAGAATGCAGCACACAAGGAGGTAAGTgaggactgcttgtgattggctgagcagagGAAGAACATTTTTAtccttatttctattttaaaggtGAGAGAACACAAGGTGAAAAATCTGAGAAAAAAATCACCATATACACGCTTCTACTTTATTATTAGAGTAGACAAGAGGGCTGCTCAATAACAAGAAAACAGCAGTTGGAATTTGGGAGGTAGAAACTCCTCAGGGCAGAAAAGGGGCAGAGGGTTGGTGTAGGTGGGATTTATCTTCCCTGGCAGCCCcctccttttgtgtgtgtatatgaatTATCAATATCCAGTCTAAGTAGATCAAGCATTGACCTGCATTTGATTTTCTGATTCACAATCACAACTGTCCTTAGTTAATCTTTAGCTGTTTGAttgtgtaggggttttttttaattggggattGTTTTAACCAAGACCCCACCACTTTTGGAGTTCATCATTATATTATGCACATTTGCCCAATTATATGCAAACTGCAGATTAGGATCTGAATTCCAGTCATGTTACACGGTCCTAGGATTGCCAAAGATTTTTCAGAAAACACACAGTTGAACATATCACATTTGACTGTGGCAATTAAATATGAGCAATACAGTTCCcaatctatacacacacacacacacacacaccccatctttGTTTTGGTTAAACAAGTCACATGAGATTTTCCACTCTTGCAGGCTTTTCTTGCTGAAGTGTGACCACCTGCCTGGGCTACCCAGCCCTGCTTCTCCAACAATACAGGATTCAGTGgcaagcttacacacagttccttcTCTAGTTTCAAACATATCAATAGCAGTGAAACCACAAGCTGTATGTGCATCCCACTACCAAAATTATCTCTTTAGTCTATCCAACTCCCCAGGACTTTCTTCTCAGCATTAGTCACTATAGGTATAGTAGATGGGAACAACATTACGGAAAACCATACATCTTCACCTATTGTAGCATAAGTGTTAGGCATGAATCACAAATTTACTATGCCTCAAGGCCCTGATTTCAATAAGGCAAATTTATTCAGCTGTTTGAGTGCAAAGAGACTACAACCAAGTTGTGTATACCAGAAGTTTTATtagtacaacccccccccccccgaaattacTCATGTCAAGTTACAAATGCAAGTAAAGGatttcagccattttgaaaacaaagaGTCACACATAACATGTATCATGTCCACCTGGAAGAGCAGTTCTCTTAAGAACAATCATGTATCAGGTCCACCTGGAAGAGAAGTTCTCTCTTCCCCGAAAATGGTCATGCCTGCAAACTGCAAAATTCATTATCATTCTTCACAGCCAGCAGGTTGTGTAGTGGCCCAATTCACTGTTTcttgttttcaaaagcagcgtctccTGAGAGTCTGTATTTTGAAGTGGTCAGATAC is part of the Sphaerodactylus townsendi isolate TG3544 linkage group LG04, MPM_Stown_v2.3, whole genome shotgun sequence genome and encodes:
- the LOC125431482 gene encoding histone H2A-beta, sperm-like, whose protein sequence is MSGHRKKPAKSTNGAAEHATCSQKTKSAKAGLQFPVGRIHRLLRQGQYAERIAVGAAVYLSGVLEYVTAEVLELSGDAASSNKKQRIGPRHIQLAVRNDTELNQLFANVTIAEGGVPPNILPQLLPQKSELPKEVVKDV